A segment of the Xenorhabdus bovienii SS-2004 genome:
CCGGATGATGATACTTTGCTGGAGTTAACAGCTGGTCAGGGTGATGGAAAAGCACGTTATGCTGGACGTAGTATGGATGGCTCCAAATTCAAACGGGAAAGTTTTGGTGTGCGTTTTGAAAAGTCCAACATCAGTGACGTGTTCGACAAGTTTGAAACCAATTTTTATTACAATTACACCAACCATATTATGGACAACTATTCCCTGCGTACCCCTTCCCCAATGAGTATGGGAGGACATGGTAGCCATGGTGGTGGAAAACATGGTGGACATGGAATGGGTGCCATGGAACTGGATCGCCGTACTATGGGCGGCCGTATGATGGGGACTTGGATTTGGGAAGATTTTAAGTTACAGAGCGGTGTAGATACTCAGTCCAATACCCATCGAAACAAATATGACACTGTTTGGGTGAAAGATGCTCGCTACCGTAATTATGGTATTTTCAGTGAGTTAACTTGGGACGCCACTGAACAGAGTAAAGCTATCGGTGGTGCTCGCCTGGATAGAGTACTCGTGGATAATTACGTTAAGGCAGCAGAACGGACAGCCACTCTACCTTCTGGCTTCATTCGGCTAGAACATAATCTGACGGAAGTACCGTTGATGTTTTATGCTGGCGTGGGTTATACCGAACGTTTTCCTGATTATTGGGAACTGTTCTCATCAAAATCAGGGAATAACGTCTTCAGAGATTTGAAAACCGAGAAAACCACTCAGTTGGATATCGGGGCGCAATATCATGGCCAATATTTTAGTGGTTGGGTATCTGCTTACGTAGGTAAAGTTAATGACTTTATCCTGTTCCGCTATTCCCCAACAGATAGGACAAAAAATAAGGCGAATAATGTAGATGCCACTATTATGGGTGGAGAAATGGGTGCCAGCTATCAGTTGAGCGACCATTGGAAAACCGACGCAAGTCTGGCTTATTCTTGGGCGAAGAATACTTCCGATCATCGCCCATTGCCACAAACTCCACCATTAGAAGCGCGATTTGGACTGACTTGGGAGCATGGAGACTGGACAAGTAGCGGTTTGCTTCGTGTTGTTAGCAGTCAAAACCGAGTGTCAATCAATGAAGGCAACGTTGTCGGTAAGGATTTTGATCGTAGTGCCGGATTTGCTATCCTGTCTGCAAACACCACCTATAAAGTGACTAAAAATGTTCAGGTTAGCGCCGGTATTGACAACATTTTTGACAGAACTTACAGCGAGCACCTTAACTTAGCCGGAAGTAACAATTTTGGTTATTCTGGCAATACGCCAGTAAACGAGCCGGGTCGTACTTATTGGGCTAGAGTGAACGTTAAATTCTAAACCTACTTTTCGCCCTGACACATTAGTCAGGGCGAATTTTCCGTCTTTATTAAGTGCCTTTCATTAAAGATATATTTTATTGAATCTACTTTTATATCTTTAAAATAAGATACTTTTTTCTATCTTCATTTCTCGGAAACATTTCAAGTCGCAGATTCATTGGTGAGTAACCAATGGCGTAACAATATGGTAATCTGCTCTTGTTCTTCTTCCGTCAATGGCTGGAGAATAGCTCTTTCGTTCTCCAAATGGCTTTCGACAGCATTATCTATAAGTGTTTTTCCTTCAGGAGTCAGAAAAACTTTGCAGCTACGTCGGTCTTCTTCATTGGCGATACGCTCAATTAGCCCTCGCTGTACCATATGTTCAATACGGGTACTCATTGCACCGGAAGTCAGCATAACTGATTGATACATCTCAGTTGGTGTAATTGGCGTGTTATAACGGCGAAGTGTAGCGAGAATATCAAACTCAATGGCACTCAAACCATGCGCTTTAAAGGCATGTTGCAGACGCTGTTCAATGATTTTGTTTACACGGACTAACCTCCCAATCACACCCATCGGTGAAGGATCGAGGTCTGGACGCTGCTGTTCCCACTGTATTAGCAAACGGTCAACGTGATCGTACTTCATTCTTTTTCCCTATTAATTTATTCCAACAAAAAGATACTTGATAAAAATCGTTTAGGCTATTATTTTAATTTACCTTTAAATAAAGATACTTTATATTGAGTTAAAATCCTCAAAAAAGGAAATTTTCATGCAGGAAACGAGAATACACAGTAATATTTTGCTTACCGCACTAGCGCCCATCGTATGGGGCAGCACCTATATTGTCGCCACTGAAATAATACCGCCCAACATGCCCCTGTTGGCTTCTACCGTCAGAGCGTTGCCTGCTGGCATATTATTATTGTTGATTTGCCGCACCGTGCCAAAAGGAATGTGGTGGCTGCGTCTTACCGTTCTGGGGTTACTTAACATTGGCGCTTTTTTCTATTTCCTTTTCGTTGCAGCGGGGTATCTTCCCGGAGGTATGGCGTCGTTAATTATGTCTTGTCAGCCTGTGATTGTTATATTCCTAAGTGCTTATTTATTAAGAACATCACTGACAAGAAAACATTTTTTTTCGGCAATACTGGGGCTTATTGGAATCACATTACTAGTAATGAATTCAGCCACCAGCCTGAACTGGCAGGGCATTATCGCAGGGTTTGCTGGTTGTAGCTGTATGGCATTGGGGATTGTTCTGACCAAGTATTGGAACCGCCCTGTTAATCTATCATTACTGAGTTTTACGGGCTGGCAATTAACACTGGGTGGATTGATGTTACTACCAATCGCAATTTACACAGAAGGTGTGCCACAACAGCTCACACCAACTAATATCATCGGCTATGGTTATTTGTGTCTGATTGGTGCTGTTTTAGCATACATCATTTGGTTTCGTGGCATTGAAAAACTTCCCGTTGTAAGCATTTCATTCTTGGGATTTCTGAGTCCATTATCAGCCTGCGTTCTGGGATTTGTTTTTCTGAAACAAACATTTTCCTTGCTACAATTTTTCGGAGCCTGCACCATCATTGTTTCTGTCTGGCTTTCTATTCCCCGGAATCAGACACAAAAATCCAATAACTCTACAATCTAATAAAATAGTAAAAAGGATGAAAAGAATCATCAATGAAACTTACCCTTATCTCTGGTAGTCAACGTCCGGATTCTCGTAGTCAACGTGTTGCATCATACTTGCAAGAATTAAGTCGTGAATATGGATTTACTGATATATATCTCCTTGACCTGTCTAATGTAGAGCTTCCATTTCACGATGGTTACACAACGGATATATCAGCAGAATCGCATCCTTGGCAGGCTTTCGCTCCGAATCTAAGAGAAAGTGATGCATTTATTTTTATTACTCCAGAATGGCACGGTATGGCAACGCCGGCACTGAAAAATTTCCTGTTGTATTGCTCAGTGACAGAACTGGGTCATAAACCTGCGCTATTGGCCAGTGTTTCCGCCAGCATGAACGGTGTTTATCCTCTTAGCGAATTACGCATGACAGGCTTTAAGAACAATCACGTCTGTTTTCTGCCTGATCATTTAATTTTCCGCCAAAGTGAAGACCTGATTTCGACAGATTTGGCTTGTGGTAATGCTGAATTTGAAGCACGTGCGAAATATACGCTGAAACTATTGAAGGCTTATGCTGAAGCTTTGAAGCAAGTACGCGAAGTCATTGGAGAAGAAAGCAAAAATTACCCTTATGGTATGTAAAACAGATAAAAACAACAACTTGCACTGATGGATAAACCTCGGCTCAACTATCTGAGCCGAGAATAAAACTGAATGGACATGACATTTTTCTATCTTCCTTCATGTTTTTGATGCCGAAAAACATAATAACTGTATAAAAACACAGTACACCGTATTTTTGGCATTTTTGTTTAAAAAACAGACTTTCTTGGATTTAAAAATAGCCATAAGTATCAAAAATTCAGCATTTAAATAGATGCTAGGGTTTCCTACCCTAGAGTGCTTTAACTTAATGTAAATGGAAAAGCCATTCCTTTTGAATATACGTCAATGGTTATTGATTTAGAAAAGCATCTGCGTTTAATTATTTATGCAGAAATCTGAGAGAAAATTCCCCCTCAACTGGGAAAAAACAACATCCACAGTGATATGTAAAGTACAGAGTTACGGGATATTCTGAGCAGTGTTATGACATAATTTTTTTACAATTGTTTTAAAGTTTTTTTAAAAAAATAATAAAATTAATTATTGTTTAAGCTAATTTTTCTTTTTTAAAACAAATATCGTGAAAGGAGAAATAGTAAATTGTGGGATGGTTAGAATTGATTGTTGGTAAAGAGAAAATCCCATCTCCTCCGAAAGAGTTATTAATTTGCTAAAAGACCAAAATGTATCATTAAAAGTAAACTGTTCCCCTGATTTTGTCCGCATGCTGACAGGTAGTGCCTCTCCATCATGGTAAATTTTACCCTCTTCTCCTGTTTTGAATGTCCCGAAGTCTACTCCTATCGCATTCAAGTTAAAACTAAAAACGATATAGTAACCATGTTCAATAAGAGCATCATTGACTTGGCGTAGCAGTAACTTAATTGAATCTTCGGTATTTAGAGTGCAAAGCAAAAAAGAACTTATGACAGCGTCGAATTTACTATTATTATTAATATAATTTGGTAGTTCGCTTGCGTAAATAAACGTAGCTCCGCTATTTTTATGCTTTTCTCTTGCATTTTCTAAAGCGTGTTCTGAAATATCAGCACCAACTACCTGAGAGGCGATAGATGTAAGAAAAGGAATCAGTTCGCCTGAACCACAACCGAGATCTAATACTTTATTTATTGAACGATGTTGTTTAATGAAATTAGAAATAGCAGTAAATCCATATTGCTCCTCAAGGATATTATCGTACTGTGAGAATAATTTAAATATATCTTTTTCTTTCCACTGACTCATAAACTCACCTCAAGAATTATTAATAAGATACATAATTATCGCACCTACAACTATAAGTAAAATTCCAAAGTGTGACTATGTTATTTTTGTAACTAAACTGTTATAAAAAAGTTAATAAGCTTCTTGCATTTCGGGTTTAATTATTATGCTATAGCGGATGTGGGCGAAGGATAGGTATTGCTATTGCTGGGAATGGGCAGCGGCATCTTAGTCAGAATGATCAGAAATTGGCACCGCCTTCTCTATAAATTTATCTCACTTTTCTTATAAAAACTTTCTGAAGAGCAGTATGAAAGACAGCGAACTGAAAGTCACTACTTTCCGAAAAATGGAAGCACTTTTATGAAAAAAAACAATCAGTTACGGCCTATTTTTTTAGGGATAACATTGTTATTTTGGCAATTACCTACTGGTTCGGTAATTGCTGCCACTGAATATCACGAACAGGGTAAAAAAGGTGTACCTGATAGTTGGTTGTCAGATGAATTCAAAAATCAATGGGGATTGGCCTCTATCGGTGCCCATTATGCCTATGCCAGAGGTTATACGGGTAAAGGCATTAATGTTGGTGTATTAGATCAGTCAGTTACCAACCATTCTGAGTTTGCTGACAAACTAAAGATAATCGCTCCATCCGACATTTGGAGCTATAGTTATGATCCCTACAGCGATCTGATCAGCTTTGGTGCACATGGCAATCATGTGTCAGGAACCATTGCGGCGAACAGAGATGGCAAAGAAATGCACGGAGTAGCATTTGATGCTGGCTTGGTCACCGCAAAGTTTCTGCAAAATGATTACAACCGCACAGAAGCTATGATTCAAAGCGATGCTCGCATCATTAATAACAGTTGGGGAGTTCGTCCGCGCTATTTTGTGGGTAGAGACGGTAAACCTATCCGATGGCCTGATGGAACTATCGCTTACTATCCAGTTACACTGAAACAACTAATTAATTATGTCTCGCCAATTAAAGAAAAACTAAACGAGTTAAGCCGCTCCCCGCTCCCTGTGACAGGGGAACCGTTAGCCAGTGATGCCGGCATGTTACGTGCTGCTCGCCAAGGAAAATTAATGGTTTTCGCTGCGGGTAACGCGAATAATTATAACGTGACTTGGTTACACGCGGGGATGCCTTATTTCTTCCCCGACGCACTGAAAAACTACCTTAGTGTCACCAACCTAAAAGAAAACGATGTGATTGCACCGTCGTCAACTAGCTGTGGATATACCGCCAGTTATTGCCTGGCTGCACCAGGCACCAAGATTTACAGTAGCACTGGCGATTTTGTCTCGAAGAGTGGTGGCAAAATTGATGAGGACGCTTTAAAGAAAGGCGAGCTGGAGATTGATCCTACCTATGATTCTTACACAGGTACGTCAATGGCCGCGCCGCATGTGGCAGGAGCCGCCGCAGTTCTGATGCAACGTTTCCCTTATATGACTGCGGCGCAAATTGCCGATGTTATCAAAACTACCGCGACTGATTTGGGGACGCCGGGTCTTGATGATTTATATGGTTGGGGAAAACTGAATCTGAAAGATGCTATCAATGGCCCCAAAATGTTTATTACTAAGCAGGATATTCCCGCTAAATATTACATTGAAGGTTCGTATACCGAAACACAGTTTATCGCTAATATTGCTGGCATCGGTAGTCTGATTGAGCCAGGCACCACCGTACAACGAGTATGTAACAGTATTGAGTGTGCCTACGACTATTGGAGCAATGATATCAGTGGTCATGGTGGCCTGACTAAAACTGGCAGTGGTGCGCTCCTACTTACCGGAGCCAGTACTTATTCTGGTCCAACATGGGTGAATCAAGGGCTGTTATTGGTAAACGGTTCGATAACCTCCGACGTGACAGTGCAACGCGATGCAACCTTGAGCGGAAAAGGCACGATTGGCTCACTCACTGCTTACAATGGAGCTAACGTTGCACCGGGTAATACTGACGCTGCTCTGAATGTTGATCGCGAAGTCATTTTTGAAACAGGCTCCCGCTATCAGGTGACACTAATGCTGGATGGTAATAGTGATCGTATCCTGAGTAATGATATGGCAGGGTTGGAAGGTGGTGAAGTGCAAGTAACTTTGGAAAACCGGGGTAACTTGCTGTCGCAGCAAAAGGTACACAGTTTGCTTGGCCAGCAATACAATATTTTGCAAGCGAGAAATGGCATCTATGGTCAATTTGACACCGTATCACAGGGGCATCTGTTCCTTGATATCCCGCTCAACTATCAATCTGATCGAGCGTTGCTGGATATAAAACGCAACACAACCGAGTTTGCCAGCCTGGCCACAACGGCTAATGGACGTTCAGTTGCCAAAGCGGCTGATATGTTGAATTCAGACCATCCTGTTCATGAAAGTATTCTGATGGTAAATTCAGCCGCACAGGCCAGTCAGGCATTCAGCCAACTTTCAGGACAGGTTCATGCTGATATTGCTGCTGCACAGATCAATAGCAGCCGCTATCTGCGCGATACATTGAATACTCGTTTGCGTCAGGCCAATGGCGGTGCCACTTCTCAGGAAATCAAAGCGGATACAGATGGTGCCTGGGTACAGATAATGGGTAACTGGCAGCGCGCCAGCGGCAACAATGAAGTCAGCGGTTATCGGATGTCCAACTACGGCGTGTTGTTGGGTGTAGATAAAGACTTGTCCAGCGACTGGCGGCTTGGTGTGGCTACCGGCTACACTCGTTCTTCTCTACATGGGGGCGATAATGCGTCAGCACGCAGTGATAACTATCACTTGGCTTTATATGGCAGCAAACAGATTGATGCTCTGGCATTACGTGCTGGTGTAGCCTACAGTTGGCATCGTTTTGACACCGAGCGCTCAGTTGCTTTTGGTGATCAGTCCGACGATCTGAAAGCTAAATACGGTGCACGTACTGGACAATTATTTACCGAGGCGGGTTATGGTATCAAAACCTCTTGGCTGAATTTGGAACCGTTCGCTAACCTAACTTATGTTAACTTCCACAGCAATCGTATTAATGAACAAGGCGGAGCCGCTGCACTACACGGCGACAAAAAATCGCAGAATGCTACCTTCTCTACACTGGGTCTGCGTGCCGACCAAAAATGGAAAATCGAACGCGAATCCCAAAGAGAATTGCATGTGGGTGTATATGGTGAACTGGGCTGGCAACATCGGTTTGGTAACATTAATCGTGGTACTAAGTTAGGCTTCAGCAATAGTAATACGATGTTTACCGTCAACAGTGTTTCGGCGGGGCGTGATGCAGCAGTGGTGAAAGCAGGTACTGAATTAGATATCGGCAAAAATACCACGCTGGCACTGGGATATAATGGCGTTTTATCAGGCAGTCATAAAGATAATGGTGTGTTTTTGAATGCTAATTGGAGATTCTGATCAGTAAAAATTGCCTGAGTATATTCTCAATAAAAAATTCACTGCTGGCAAGCTGGCAGTGAGTTTTTTTCATCCCTGAATAGGGAAATGCATCTAGGCACCAACGTCATTGATCTTGGTTATGAACTCTTATTCTTACACCATGAAATAAAAAGATTCAGTGTCCCTCCACAAAAAATACCATCAAGAAGGCCGCTTAATAGCCCGAAGAATAAATTATAATGTAATGAGTGTAGCAATATTGGGTAAATACTTAATAAAGCAGTCATAATAAACTTACTTACAAAAGTAATTATGATCACTATCAATGTCAAAGGCGTACCTGGGCGAATAATTAAGTTGCTGTGAGTTTTTTTTCTTAATCGTGGCTGTGATCTCCATAGTATCCAACCAATAGTAGTACCGAAAATCAGACCGATTCCCATCATCACCAGTGATAAATTTGAGAAGTAGGTTTCCGTGAGAACACTATGTATCCCCCAGACTAAAAATACGCTAGGCAGCAAGAAAATGCGCCATATGCTCATTTCACGGCTTGAAAGAGCTTTAATTCCTCTTATGACAAGAAATACAAGCAGAATCCAGACCCATATAGGTGTGTCTTTTATAATGGTGATATATTGTGGCATGTTGTCACTCATGAGTTTTTTTATATGAAAAGTTTATCATTAAGGTGATTTTTCTTTCTGTAAGAATTCCTCAGCAAAAACAATAGTACTTAAGGATAATAAACTGGAATGCGACTTTGATATAAAATATAACCTATGATCCCCTTTTATCCATCCCCTACCCAGCTATCTAATGTGGTAACTGTCACATTTATTTCACCAAGGCTATACATTTTCCCTATTTTCATAAAAGGAGGCCAGAGTATGCCGCCACGTTTTATTCTGTCTGTATTGGCACTCGCTGTATTTTTCATTGGTACAACGGAATTTATGTTGTCTCCCATGCTCAAACCACTGGCCGGTGTATTTAAAACAACGCTTGATAATGTTGCTTGGCTCGTATCCGGTTATGCTTTTTCCTATGCGCTTGCAGCCCCTTTTTTCGGCTGGCTTTCTGATCGTGTAAATCGACGCAGATTGTTACTGATATCCCTGCTGTTTCTTATGTTTGATGGATTGGCGTTAACATTTGCCCAAAATTTGAGTACTGCTATTGGATTGCGTATTTTCGGCGGCATCGCTTCAGCGGCACTAATCCCAACAACGTTTGCCTTGATTGCAGAACTTTTCCCACTCCAAAAGCAAGCGTCAGCCATGGGTCTGGTTATGCTTGGCATGACAGCGGGTATTGCTGGTGGCCCAATATTTGCGGGGATTTTAACGGAATTATTTGATTGGCGGGCGCCATTTCTGGTTAATGCTGCGGGGTGTTTGCTGGTTTTTGTCTTAGGCAGGACATGTATTCCAATTCAAGCACCTGTTGAGAGAATAAAGCACCAGATGGTTACATTTAAATCAATGTTTCAGTGGGTGCGTCAGAAAAATCTAATGATTTTTCTTATTGCAAAAGGGTTTTGGAATGGTACAGCGGTGTCTGCTTTGATATTGGCTGGAGAGGTATTACGAAAACACTATGAGATAGGAACAGGAACGATTGGTATCTCAATTTCGACATTCGGAATCGGTCTTGGTTTGGGCAATTTGTCCGTCGGAATGGTGAAACGTCTGGGATTAAGGGATGAACTTATATTGTTACTGGCGATCGTGTTACTTTCCTCAGCGACGACTGCGTTTATGCTGATGCCTTTATCTCTGCCCTTTAGCCTGAGCTGTTTGATTGTATGGGGAAGCGCCCTTGGCCTTGCTGCACCGATCAGTACCGTTATTCTGGCAAATCGAGCGAAACAGCATAAAGGCCAAGTACTGGCGGTTTCAGAAAGCTTGAACAATCTGATGATTTTGCTTTTGTTCCCGATTGCTGCAATGCTGATGACTCATCATGGCATTGCAGTGACCATGCTAATGTTAGGATTCATTTTAATAATAAGTATCGTGCTGACAATAAGAGATCTTTTGAGTGACACTGTCACTTAATGAAAATTGTGAAATCATCCACTCTGCCAAGGCATAAGTAAAAGAAACGTCATTCATTTTTACGAAAAAATTAAGTATAAAACCACTCTAAAAAATAACCCCTAGCTTTCGTTAAGGGTTATTCAATCTAATATTTTTTATGGATTCATATGCGTAGTGTGTGCAAAATTTTGTGACTCAACTATTTTGTTTATTCTCGACGACCTTATTCAGTAAGGCGTCTTGTATCC
Coding sequences within it:
- a CDS encoding TonB-dependent copper receptor, with amino-acid sequence MSTTQLFRVSPLTAALAVILFMPASSLAATGEDNNDKEIKDTQTVNDRESVIIVTAPAISPLTIATSPKTPRQPVPASDGSDYLKTIPGFSQIRNGGTNGDPVFRGMFGSRLRMLVDDGEILGSCPSRMDAPSSYISPESYDVLSLVKGPQTVLWGAGNSAGTVRFERTRPQFDKLGAQGNISTVAASNGRWDGNADLSFGNELGYVRLSGNKSRSNDYKDGDSNRVPSRWDKWNTDIAVGWTPDDDTLLELTAGQGDGKARYAGRSMDGSKFKRESFGVRFEKSNISDVFDKFETNFYYNYTNHIMDNYSLRTPSPMSMGGHGSHGGGKHGGHGMGAMELDRRTMGGRMMGTWIWEDFKLQSGVDTQSNTHRNKYDTVWVKDARYRNYGIFSELTWDATEQSKAIGGARLDRVLVDNYVKAAERTATLPSGFIRLEHNLTEVPLMFYAGVGYTERFPDYWELFSSKSGNNVFRDLKTEKTTQLDIGAQYHGQYFSGWVSAYVGKVNDFILFRYSPTDRTKNKANNVDATIMGGEMGASYQLSDHWKTDASLAYSWAKNTSDHRPLPQTPPLEARFGLTWEHGDWTSSGLLRVVSSQNRVSINEGNVVGKDFDRSAGFAILSANTTYKVTKNVQVSAGIDNIFDRTYSEHLNLAGSNNFGYSGNTPVNEPGRTYWARVNVKF
- a CDS encoding MarR family winged helix-turn-helix transcriptional regulator — encoded protein: MKYDHVDRLLIQWEQQRPDLDPSPMGVIGRLVRVNKIIEQRLQHAFKAHGLSAIEFDILATLRRYNTPITPTEMYQSVMLTSGAMSTRIEHMVQRGLIERIANEEDRRSCKVFLTPEGKTLIDNAVESHLENERAILQPLTEEEQEQITILLRHWLLTNESAT
- a CDS encoding autotransporter domain-containing protein — its product is MKKNNQLRPIFLGITLLFWQLPTGSVIAATEYHEQGKKGVPDSWLSDEFKNQWGLASIGAHYAYARGYTGKGINVGVLDQSVTNHSEFADKLKIIAPSDIWSYSYDPYSDLISFGAHGNHVSGTIAANRDGKEMHGVAFDAGLVTAKFLQNDYNRTEAMIQSDARIINNSWGVRPRYFVGRDGKPIRWPDGTIAYYPVTLKQLINYVSPIKEKLNELSRSPLPVTGEPLASDAGMLRAARQGKLMVFAAGNANNYNVTWLHAGMPYFFPDALKNYLSVTNLKENDVIAPSSTSCGYTASYCLAAPGTKIYSSTGDFVSKSGGKIDEDALKKGELEIDPTYDSYTGTSMAAPHVAGAAAVLMQRFPYMTAAQIADVIKTTATDLGTPGLDDLYGWGKLNLKDAINGPKMFITKQDIPAKYYIEGSYTETQFIANIAGIGSLIEPGTTVQRVCNSIECAYDYWSNDISGHGGLTKTGSGALLLTGASTYSGPTWVNQGLLLVNGSITSDVTVQRDATLSGKGTIGSLTAYNGANVAPGNTDAALNVDREVIFETGSRYQVTLMLDGNSDRILSNDMAGLEGGEVQVTLENRGNLLSQQKVHSLLGQQYNILQARNGIYGQFDTVSQGHLFLDIPLNYQSDRALLDIKRNTTEFASLATTANGRSVAKAADMLNSDHPVHESILMVNSAAQASQAFSQLSGQVHADIAAAQINSSRYLRDTLNTRLRQANGGATSQEIKADTDGAWVQIMGNWQRASGNNEVSGYRMSNYGVLLGVDKDLSSDWRLGVATGYTRSSLHGGDNASARSDNYHLALYGSKQIDALALRAGVAYSWHRFDTERSVAFGDQSDDLKAKYGARTGQLFTEAGYGIKTSWLNLEPFANLTYVNFHSNRINEQGGAAALHGDKKSQNATFSTLGLRADQKWKIERESQRELHVGVYGELGWQHRFGNINRGTKLGFSNSNTMFTVNSVSAGRDAAVVKAGTELDIGKNTTLALGYNGVLSGSHKDNGVFLNANWRF
- a CDS encoding class I SAM-dependent methyltransferase, with product MSQWKEKDIFKLFSQYDNILEEQYGFTAISNFIKQHRSINKVLDLGCGSGELIPFLTSIASQVVGADISEHALENAREKHKNSGATFIYASELPNYINNNSKFDAVISSFLLCTLNTEDSIKLLLRQVNDALIEHGYYIVFSFNLNAIGVDFGTFKTGEEGKIYHDGEALPVSMRTKSGEQFTFNDTFWSFSKLITLSEEMGFSLYQQSILTIPQFTISPFTIFVLKKKN
- a CDS encoding NADPH-dependent FMN reductase is translated as MKLTLISGSQRPDSRSQRVASYLQELSREYGFTDIYLLDLSNVELPFHDGYTTDISAESHPWQAFAPNLRESDAFIFITPEWHGMATPALKNFLLYCSVTELGHKPALLASVSASMNGVYPLSELRMTGFKNNHVCFLPDHLIFRQSEDLISTDLACGNAEFEARAKYTLKLLKAYAEALKQVREVIGEESKNYPYGM
- a CDS encoding MFS transporter, yielding MPPRFILSVLALAVFFIGTTEFMLSPMLKPLAGVFKTTLDNVAWLVSGYAFSYALAAPFFGWLSDRVNRRRLLLISLLFLMFDGLALTFAQNLSTAIGLRIFGGIASAALIPTTFALIAELFPLQKQASAMGLVMLGMTAGIAGGPIFAGILTELFDWRAPFLVNAAGCLLVFVLGRTCIPIQAPVERIKHQMVTFKSMFQWVRQKNLMIFLIAKGFWNGTAVSALILAGEVLRKHYEIGTGTIGISISTFGIGLGLGNLSVGMVKRLGLRDELILLLAIVLLSSATTAFMLMPLSLPFSLSCLIVWGSALGLAAPISTVILANRAKQHKGQVLAVSESLNNLMILLLFPIAAMLMTHHGIAVTMLMLGFILIISIVLTIRDLLSDTVT
- a CDS encoding DUF6622 family protein; the encoded protein is MSDNMPQYITIIKDTPIWVWILLVFLVIRGIKALSSREMSIWRIFLLPSVFLVWGIHSVLTETYFSNLSLVMMGIGLIFGTTIGWILWRSQPRLRKKTHSNLIIRPGTPLTLIVIIITFVSKFIMTALLSIYPILLHSLHYNLFFGLLSGLLDGIFCGGTLNLFISWCKNKSS
- a CDS encoding EamA family transporter → MQETRIHSNILLTALAPIVWGSTYIVATEIIPPNMPLLASTVRALPAGILLLLICRTVPKGMWWLRLTVLGLLNIGAFFYFLFVAAGYLPGGMASLIMSCQPVIVIFLSAYLLRTSLTRKHFFSAILGLIGITLLVMNSATSLNWQGIIAGFAGCSCMALGIVLTKYWNRPVNLSLLSFTGWQLTLGGLMLLPIAIYTEGVPQQLTPTNIIGYGYLCLIGAVLAYIIWFRGIEKLPVVSISFLGFLSPLSACVLGFVFLKQTFSLLQFFGACTIIVSVWLSIPRNQTQKSNNSTI